From Hydra vulgaris chromosome 07, alternate assembly HydraT2T_AEP, a single genomic window includes:
- the LOC136082230 gene encoding uncharacterized protein LOC136082230, protein MRMKYLEEKERCKSAPPPLDESDENLTPTKKRYKSGPANLDMFDSTLTDPDFAVEEDSFEGSDDDFEYGAAHNKTPKVLPKGSMQVNKKITREELMAVTTPICARGLISIELQTWLLSSVVNYLGGDVNQMGISKSSISRERAKVIEHQGNF, encoded by the exons ATGAGAATGAAGTACCTAGAGGAGAAAGAAAGATGCAAATCAGCTCCCCCACCACTTGATGAAAGTGATGAAAACTTGACGCCAACTAAGAAAAG ATACAAGTCTGGTCCAGCCAATTTGGATATGTTTGACTCAACTTTGACAGATCCAGATTTTGCTGTAGAAGAAGACTCATTCGAAGGTAGTGATGATGACTTTGAATATGGTGCTGCTCATAATAAAACCCCAAAAGTCTTACCTAAAGGCTCAAtgcaagtaaataaaaagattacaaGAGAAGAATTGATGGCAGTAACTACACCTATTTGTGCTAGAGGGTTAATCAGCATTGAATTACAAACCTGGCTGTTGTCGTCTGTTGTTAATTATCTGGGAGGAGATGTTAATCAGATGGGCATTTCTAAATCTAGTATTTCAAGAGAAAGAGCGAAAGTAATTGAACATCAAGGTAATTTTTAA